In Xanthomonas campestris pv. phormiicola, the DNA window CGTGCCGTCCTGGGCGATGCCGTCGATCACGTCGTAGTTGCGGCGCGATGCGTAGAAACCGGGATAGGCCTGGGCGATGCAGCGATCGTAATGGCGCGCCTTCAGCACCGCCTCGCGCTGCGGCGGCGGCAATGCGCGTTCCAGCAGCGCGTCCAGCGTGCCGCGGATCACGAACAGTTGCGAGCCGCCGTAGGTTTCGCGGCCGGCAGCGTCGTCGGTGGCCGATTGCGTGCCGTAGTAGGCGATGGTCATGCCGGCGCAGGCCACCTCGCCGACGCTGAAGGTGGTGGAGCGGTCCAGTTGCCGTTCCAGCACCACGCCCTGCTGCGCCAGATCCGCCGCGGTCACCGCCTCCAGCGCGGTATCCAAGGCCTGCGCGTCGTGCAGCAGCAGCTGGCCATGCCCGCCGATGCCGTTGGGCAGCTTCAATCGCACCTGTCCGCCGATGCACAGGCGCGCATACGCCACGCGCGCGTCGGCGGCCGCGAACGCGGTGTAGCCAGGCACCGTCGCCTCGGCCAGGGTGGCGCCGAGCGCATGCTGCCAGCCCGTCGGCGCGGCCGCGTCGGGACCGACCACCGCATGGCTGATC includes these proteins:
- a CDS encoding DUF3182 family protein: MPPSAAHDHVRRCSVRRHPPGGHEVATHAWIAAEVARLMRLPVQDAAIDGSGFYVPDDTLTATQALQLGVRDAAGLLGGVVPHAFVATKAISHAVVGPDAAAPTGWQHALGATLAEATVPGYTAFAAADARVAYARLCIGGQVRLKLPNGIGGHGQLLLHDAQALDTALEAVTAADLAQQGVVLERQLDRSTTFSVGEVACAGMTIAYYGTQSATDDAAGRETYGGSQLFVIRGTLDALLERALPPPQREAVLKARHYDRCIAQAYPGFYASRRNYDVIDGIAQDGTRMSGVLEQSWRVGGATPAELAAVDAFQRDPALHAVVAATVERYGAPALPAGAEVYYMGEDPRVGRLTKYRYVSVAD